Proteins encoded by one window of Aphidius gifuensis isolate YNYX2018 linkage group LG2, ASM1490517v1, whole genome shotgun sequence:
- the LOC122849899 gene encoding runt-related transcription factor 1-like isoform X1: protein MDIFGRCNGPGVGAGATVTVNNNTVRSVVDADSSETIDSTSTNNNRMQLTGASAPGTAASPESGVSPLTDAYTKMTTDILTERTLGDFHGEHHPGELVKTGSPHLVCTILPAHWRSNKTLPTAFKVVALGDVGDGTLVTVRAGNDENCCAELRNSTALMKNQVAKFNDLRFVGRSGRGKSFTLTITVSTSPPQVATYTKAIKVTVDGPREPRSKTSEYHWHQQQFHAFAFASQRGTPFFASPLVDSLQPLPNPLQPLPNPLQPRDPLSSFRHAMPGNCQNMSQFGLTAGNSWGYGSTAGYAGYLPGPLSSCAAQSPFPPPPPPPPPPPPPASSLTSFTGTTTMNTPTAPDSTAGSTVTTGNSNRTNQQDAFAAVSSLVPDTTTPGQSDSLDPLSTLMSGTTSQRYQDYVSPRSLSTDSNATDSPVHEEGFGQNYGNYFPTPGVLPSILYSQIYGNQFQNSESPEQTAVTESCNVNVRQEEVRPDNNVWRPY, encoded by the exons ATGGATATATTCGGCCGTTGTAACGGTCCTGGTGTTGGTGCTGGTGCCACAGTtacagtaaataataatacagtgAGATCTGTTGTTGATGCTGACTCAAGTGAAACAATTGATAGTACTAGTACAAATAATAACAGAATGCAATTAACTGGAGCATCAGCACCCGGAACGGCGGCATCACCAGAATCCGGGGTATCACCATTAACTGATGCATACACTAAAATGACAACTGATATACTTACGGAAAGAACACTTGGTGATTTTCATGGTGAACATCATCCTGGAGAACTTGTCAAAACAG GATCACCTCATCTTGTTTGCACAATATTACCAGCACATTGGAGatcaaataaaacattacCAACGGCATTCAAAGTTGTGGCACTTGGTGATGTTGGTGATGGTACACTTGTTACTGTCAGAGCTGgtaatgatgaaaattgttGTGCTGAATTAAGAAATTCCACAgcattaatgaaaaatcaagttgctaaatttaatgatttacgATTCGTCGGTAGAAGTGGTAGAG GCAAAAGTTTTACACTGACAATAACAGTATCAACATCACCACCACAAGTTGCAACTTACACAAAAGCAATAAAAGTGACTGTTGATGGACCAAGGGAACCGAGATCCAAGACCAGTGAGTATCACT ggcatcaacaacaatttcaTGCATTCGCCTTTGCCTCACAACGAGGGACACCATTTTTTGCATCACCACTCGTTGATTCATTACAACCATTACCAAATCCACTTCAGCCACTACCAAATCCACTTCAACCAAGAGATCCATTATCTTCATTTCGTCATGCAATGCCTGGAAATTGTCAAA ATATGTCTCAATTTGGATTGACAGCTGGTAATTCTTGGGGCTATGGTAGTACAGCTGGTTATGCTGGTTATTTACCAGGACCATTATCATCATGTGCAGCACAATCACCATTTCCACCTCctccaccacctccaccaccaccaccacctcctgCCTCATCATTGACGTCTTTTACTGGTACAACGACAATGAATACACCAACAGCACCTGATTCAACTGCTGGATCAACAGTAACAACTGGTAATTCAAATCGTACCAATCAACAAGATGCATTTGCAGCTGTTTCATCAT TAGTACCAGATACAACAACACCTGGACAATCAGATTCACTTGATCCACTTAGTACTCTTATGTCCGGTACAACAAGTCAAAGGTATCAGGATTATGTATCACCACGATCATTATCAACTGATTCAAATGCAACAGATAGTCCTGTTCATGAAGAAGGCTTTGGACAAAATTATGGTAATTATTTTCCAACACCTGGTGTATTACCGAGTATATTATATTCACAAATATATGGTAATCAATTTCAAAATTCTGAGAGTCCAGAACAAACAGCTGTCACTGAAAGTTGCAATGTAAATGTGAGACAAGAAGAGGTAAGACCTGATAATAATGTTTGGCGAccttattaa
- the LOC122849899 gene encoding runt-related transcription factor 1-like isoform X3, which yields MDIFGRCNGPGVGAGATVTVNNNTVRSVVDADSSETIDSTSTNNNRMQLTGASAPGTAASPESGVSPLTDAYTKMTTDILTERTLGDFHGEHHPGELVKTGSPHLVCTILPAHWRSNKTLPTAFKVVALGDVGDGTLVTVRAGNDENCCAELRNSTALMKNQVAKFNDLRFVGRSGRGKSFTLTITVSTSPPQVATYTKAIKVTVDGPREPRSKTRHQQQFHAFAFASQRGTPFFASPLVDSLQPLPNPLQPLPNPLQPRDPLSSFRHAMPGNCQNMSQFGLTAGNSWGYGSTAGYAGYLPGPLSSCAAQSPFPPPPPPPPPPPPPASSLTSFTGTTTMNTPTAPDSTAGSTVTTGNSNRTNQQDAFAAVSSLVPDTTTPGQSDSLDPLSTLMSGTTSQRYQDYVSPRSLSTDSNATDSPVHEEGFGQNYGNYFPTPGVLPSILYSQIYGNQFQNSESPEQTAVTESCNVNVRQEEVRPDNNVWRPY from the exons ATGGATATATTCGGCCGTTGTAACGGTCCTGGTGTTGGTGCTGGTGCCACAGTtacagtaaataataatacagtgAGATCTGTTGTTGATGCTGACTCAAGTGAAACAATTGATAGTACTAGTACAAATAATAACAGAATGCAATTAACTGGAGCATCAGCACCCGGAACGGCGGCATCACCAGAATCCGGGGTATCACCATTAACTGATGCATACACTAAAATGACAACTGATATACTTACGGAAAGAACACTTGGTGATTTTCATGGTGAACATCATCCTGGAGAACTTGTCAAAACAG GATCACCTCATCTTGTTTGCACAATATTACCAGCACATTGGAGatcaaataaaacattacCAACGGCATTCAAAGTTGTGGCACTTGGTGATGTTGGTGATGGTACACTTGTTACTGTCAGAGCTGgtaatgatgaaaattgttGTGCTGAATTAAGAAATTCCACAgcattaatgaaaaatcaagttgctaaatttaatgatttacgATTCGTCGGTAGAAGTGGTAGAG GCAAAAGTTTTACACTGACAATAACAGTATCAACATCACCACCACAAGTTGCAACTTACACAAAAGCAATAAAAGTGACTGTTGATGGACCAAGGGAACCGAGATCCAAGACCA ggcatcaacaacaatttcaTGCATTCGCCTTTGCCTCACAACGAGGGACACCATTTTTTGCATCACCACTCGTTGATTCATTACAACCATTACCAAATCCACTTCAGCCACTACCAAATCCACTTCAACCAAGAGATCCATTATCTTCATTTCGTCATGCAATGCCTGGAAATTGTCAAA ATATGTCTCAATTTGGATTGACAGCTGGTAATTCTTGGGGCTATGGTAGTACAGCTGGTTATGCTGGTTATTTACCAGGACCATTATCATCATGTGCAGCACAATCACCATTTCCACCTCctccaccacctccaccaccaccaccacctcctgCCTCATCATTGACGTCTTTTACTGGTACAACGACAATGAATACACCAACAGCACCTGATTCAACTGCTGGATCAACAGTAACAACTGGTAATTCAAATCGTACCAATCAACAAGATGCATTTGCAGCTGTTTCATCAT TAGTACCAGATACAACAACACCTGGACAATCAGATTCACTTGATCCACTTAGTACTCTTATGTCCGGTACAACAAGTCAAAGGTATCAGGATTATGTATCACCACGATCATTATCAACTGATTCAAATGCAACAGATAGTCCTGTTCATGAAGAAGGCTTTGGACAAAATTATGGTAATTATTTTCCAACACCTGGTGTATTACCGAGTATATTATATTCACAAATATATGGTAATCAATTTCAAAATTCTGAGAGTCCAGAACAAACAGCTGTCACTGAAAGTTGCAATGTAAATGTGAGACAAGAAGAGGTAAGACCTGATAATAATGTTTGGCGAccttattaa
- the LOC122849899 gene encoding runt-related transcription factor 1-like isoform X2, which produces MDIFGRCNGPGVGAGATVTVNNNTVRSVVDADSSETIDSTSTNNNRMQLTGASAPGTAASPESGVSPLTDAYTKMTTDILTERTLGDFHGEHHPGELVKTGSPHLVCTILPAHWRSNKTLPTAFKVVALGDVGDGTLVTVRAGNDENCCAELRNSTALMKNQVAKFNDLRFVGRSGRGKSFTLTITVSTSPPQVATYTKAIKVTVDGPREPRSKTSEYHWHQQQFHAFAFASQRGTPFFASPLVDSLQPLPNPLQPLPNPLQPRDPLSSFRHAMPGNCQNMSQFGLTAGNSWGYGSTAGYAGYLPGPLSSCAAQSPFPPPPPPPPPPPPPASSLTSFTGTTTMNTPTAPDSTAGSTVTTGNSNRTNQQDAFAAVSSLPDTTTPGQSDSLDPLSTLMSGTTSQRYQDYVSPRSLSTDSNATDSPVHEEGFGQNYGNYFPTPGVLPSILYSQIYGNQFQNSESPEQTAVTESCNVNVRQEEVRPDNNVWRPY; this is translated from the exons ATGGATATATTCGGCCGTTGTAACGGTCCTGGTGTTGGTGCTGGTGCCACAGTtacagtaaataataatacagtgAGATCTGTTGTTGATGCTGACTCAAGTGAAACAATTGATAGTACTAGTACAAATAATAACAGAATGCAATTAACTGGAGCATCAGCACCCGGAACGGCGGCATCACCAGAATCCGGGGTATCACCATTAACTGATGCATACACTAAAATGACAACTGATATACTTACGGAAAGAACACTTGGTGATTTTCATGGTGAACATCATCCTGGAGAACTTGTCAAAACAG GATCACCTCATCTTGTTTGCACAATATTACCAGCACATTGGAGatcaaataaaacattacCAACGGCATTCAAAGTTGTGGCACTTGGTGATGTTGGTGATGGTACACTTGTTACTGTCAGAGCTGgtaatgatgaaaattgttGTGCTGAATTAAGAAATTCCACAgcattaatgaaaaatcaagttgctaaatttaatgatttacgATTCGTCGGTAGAAGTGGTAGAG GCAAAAGTTTTACACTGACAATAACAGTATCAACATCACCACCACAAGTTGCAACTTACACAAAAGCAATAAAAGTGACTGTTGATGGACCAAGGGAACCGAGATCCAAGACCAGTGAGTATCACT ggcatcaacaacaatttcaTGCATTCGCCTTTGCCTCACAACGAGGGACACCATTTTTTGCATCACCACTCGTTGATTCATTACAACCATTACCAAATCCACTTCAGCCACTACCAAATCCACTTCAACCAAGAGATCCATTATCTTCATTTCGTCATGCAATGCCTGGAAATTGTCAAA ATATGTCTCAATTTGGATTGACAGCTGGTAATTCTTGGGGCTATGGTAGTACAGCTGGTTATGCTGGTTATTTACCAGGACCATTATCATCATGTGCAGCACAATCACCATTTCCACCTCctccaccacctccaccaccaccaccacctcctgCCTCATCATTGACGTCTTTTACTGGTACAACGACAATGAATACACCAACAGCACCTGATTCAACTGCTGGATCAACAGTAACAACTGGTAATTCAAATCGTACCAATCAACAAGATGCATTTGCAGCTGTTTCATCAT TACCAGATACAACAACACCTGGACAATCAGATTCACTTGATCCACTTAGTACTCTTATGTCCGGTACAACAAGTCAAAGGTATCAGGATTATGTATCACCACGATCATTATCAACTGATTCAAATGCAACAGATAGTCCTGTTCATGAAGAAGGCTTTGGACAAAATTATGGTAATTATTTTCCAACACCTGGTGTATTACCGAGTATATTATATTCACAAATATATGGTAATCAATTTCAAAATTCTGAGAGTCCAGAACAAACAGCTGTCACTGAAAGTTGCAATGTAAATGTGAGACAAGAAGAGGTAAGACCTGATAATAATGTTTGGCGAccttattaa